One part of the Magallana gigas chromosome 5, xbMagGiga1.1, whole genome shotgun sequence genome encodes these proteins:
- the LOC105338273 gene encoding SH3 domain-binding protein 5-like isoform X1, which produces MADRDGRLSPACLDDLEDESLDPRIQGELERLNKASEEINKLELELDDARASFRQALTDSTHQLNSLAKKLGSVVEKARPYYDARMKAKEAHIETQKAALRFERACSMHEAAKEMVQLAEQGYNCREEPSDPAWQEMLNHATMKVNEAEKERNESEQDHRHIMIKFQDCEEVVHHLQRELKRAIAKSNFSTRRSFLQMSDIVNRYHLTMLPYFEMKAKFNQTMEEQKRGIKILEEDVSSAKTMYSEALRNLETISDEIHQQRIEKRRNDELGERGAGVGSETPSPPPFRDSGHINGEGQNAGVETEEYVPSSVIHPSVEKARNPSYLKAVGDYGEKDEEFPVPSFESEYKSLPDPHKPAFRTRSAPMVEDDVFSDDQRERSQSMRHSKPNPAHLDQGQSNSDPSRLNKAESRKKLQAGGLILKIDSNMDPLAGMYSAPLKPTRSTRSQGKNRSSRKSKSTTGWSPQSSVLSVPSGEDGESSDSESVISTGPMLDDEQVLALTLDFEKVSTDDASPPANLNWRRKSLPPNLSHLEQFLHKSVDDENV; this is translated from the exons atggCCGACCGAGATGGTCGGCTATCGCCTGCTTGTCTTGATGATTTGGAGGACGAGTCTTTGGATCCAAGAATTCAG GGAGAATTGGAGAGATTGAACAAGGCGTCTGAAGAAATAAACAAGCTAGAACTGGAACTTGAT GATGCTAGAGCCAGTTTCAGGCAAGCTCTCACAGATTCCACACACCAACTCAATTCTTTAGCCAAAAAGCTTGGCTCCGTTGTGGAAAAGGCTCGACCATACTATGATGCCAGGATGAAAGCAAAGGAG GCTCACATTGAGACCCAGAAGGCAGCTTTGCGGTTTGAGCGAGCATGCAGTATGCACGAGGCAGCTAAGGAGATGGTGCAGCTAGCGGAGCAGGGCTACAACTGTAGGGAGGAACCGTCGGACCCTGCCTGGCAGGAGATGCTGAACCATGCTACAATGAAG GTGAATGAGGCAGAGAAGGAGAGGAATGAAAGTGAACAAGATCACAGGCACATAATGATAAAGTTTCAGGACTGTGAGGAAGTCGTACATCACCTGCAGAGGGAGCTCAAGAGAGCCATTGCCAAATCTAA TTTTTCCACTCGTCGAAGTTTCCTCCAGATGAGTGATATAGTAAACCGATATCATTTAACAATGTT gCCATATTTTGAAATGAAGGCAAAGTTCAATCAAACAATGGAG GAACAGAAAAGAGGAATAAAAATTCTAGAAGAAGATGTCAGTTCAGCTAAAACCATGTATTCTGAAGCTTTACGGAATCTGGAGACAATCAGTGATGAAATCCACCAACAGAGAATAGAGAAGAGGAGAAATGATGAACTTGGGGAAAGGGGGGCAGGGGTAGGGTCAGagaccccctcccctccccccttcAGAGACTCTGGTCACATTAATGGTGAGGGACAGAATGCTGGTGTGGAGACTGAGGAATATGTTCCCTCCTCGGTTATTCATCCATCTGTTGAAAAGGCTCGAAACCCTAGTTATTTGAAAGCGGTGGGTGATTATGGGGAAAAAGACGAAGAATTTCCTGTGCCAAGTTTTGAGAGTGAATACAAGTCTCTTCCAGATCCCCACAAACCAGCTTTTAGAACTCGTAGTGCTCCGATGGTTGAAGATGATGTGTTCTCCGATGACCAGCGAGAGCGAAGCCAGTCAATGAGACACTCCAAACCAAATCCAGCTCATCTGGATCAGGGTCAGTCCAACTCTGACCCTTCCAGACTAAACAAGGCTGAATCCAGAAAGAAACTCCAGGCAGGGGGGTTGATTCTAAAAATAGACTCCAACATGGACCCCTTAGCTGGAATGTATAGTGCTCCATTAAAACCGACTCGTTCAACCAGATCTCAGGGCAAGAATCGTAGCAGTAGGAAGTCCAAGAGTACCACTGGGTGGTCCCCTCAGTCGAGTGTACTAAGTGTTCCAAGCGGGGAGGATGGGGAGAGCTCAGACTCGGAGAGCGTGATCAGCACAGGACCAATGTTGGATGACGAACAAGTCCTGGCTCTCACTCTGGACTTTGAGAAGGTTTCCACAGACGATGCCTCTCCACCAGCTAACCTTAACTGGCGTCGGAAAAGTCTACCCCCTAATCTCAGTCACTTGgaacaatttttacataagtCTGTAGATGATGAAAATGTGTAA
- the LOC105338273 gene encoding SH3 domain-binding protein 5-like isoform X2, whose amino-acid sequence MADRDGRLSPACLDDLEDESLDPRIQGELERLNKASEEINKLELELDDARASFRQALTDSTHQLNSLAKKLGSVVEKARPYYDARMKAKEAHIETQKAALRFERACSMHEAAKEMVQLAEQGYNCREEPSDPAWQEMLNHATMKVNEAEKERNESEQDHRHIMIKFQDCEEVVHHLQRELKRAIAKSKPYFEMKAKFNQTMEEQKRGIKILEEDVSSAKTMYSEALRNLETISDEIHQQRIEKRRNDELGERGAGVGSETPSPPPFRDSGHINGEGQNAGVETEEYVPSSVIHPSVEKARNPSYLKAVGDYGEKDEEFPVPSFESEYKSLPDPHKPAFRTRSAPMVEDDVFSDDQRERSQSMRHSKPNPAHLDQGQSNSDPSRLNKAESRKKLQAGGLILKIDSNMDPLAGMYSAPLKPTRSTRSQGKNRSSRKSKSTTGWSPQSSVLSVPSGEDGESSDSESVISTGPMLDDEQVLALTLDFEKVSTDDASPPANLNWRRKSLPPNLSHLEQFLHKSVDDENV is encoded by the exons atggCCGACCGAGATGGTCGGCTATCGCCTGCTTGTCTTGATGATTTGGAGGACGAGTCTTTGGATCCAAGAATTCAG GGAGAATTGGAGAGATTGAACAAGGCGTCTGAAGAAATAAACAAGCTAGAACTGGAACTTGAT GATGCTAGAGCCAGTTTCAGGCAAGCTCTCACAGATTCCACACACCAACTCAATTCTTTAGCCAAAAAGCTTGGCTCCGTTGTGGAAAAGGCTCGACCATACTATGATGCCAGGATGAAAGCAAAGGAG GCTCACATTGAGACCCAGAAGGCAGCTTTGCGGTTTGAGCGAGCATGCAGTATGCACGAGGCAGCTAAGGAGATGGTGCAGCTAGCGGAGCAGGGCTACAACTGTAGGGAGGAACCGTCGGACCCTGCCTGGCAGGAGATGCTGAACCATGCTACAATGAAG GTGAATGAGGCAGAGAAGGAGAGGAATGAAAGTGAACAAGATCACAGGCACATAATGATAAAGTTTCAGGACTGTGAGGAAGTCGTACATCACCTGCAGAGGGAGCTCAAGAGAGCCATTGCCAAATCTAA gCCATATTTTGAAATGAAGGCAAAGTTCAATCAAACAATGGAG GAACAGAAAAGAGGAATAAAAATTCTAGAAGAAGATGTCAGTTCAGCTAAAACCATGTATTCTGAAGCTTTACGGAATCTGGAGACAATCAGTGATGAAATCCACCAACAGAGAATAGAGAAGAGGAGAAATGATGAACTTGGGGAAAGGGGGGCAGGGGTAGGGTCAGagaccccctcccctccccccttcAGAGACTCTGGTCACATTAATGGTGAGGGACAGAATGCTGGTGTGGAGACTGAGGAATATGTTCCCTCCTCGGTTATTCATCCATCTGTTGAAAAGGCTCGAAACCCTAGTTATTTGAAAGCGGTGGGTGATTATGGGGAAAAAGACGAAGAATTTCCTGTGCCAAGTTTTGAGAGTGAATACAAGTCTCTTCCAGATCCCCACAAACCAGCTTTTAGAACTCGTAGTGCTCCGATGGTTGAAGATGATGTGTTCTCCGATGACCAGCGAGAGCGAAGCCAGTCAATGAGACACTCCAAACCAAATCCAGCTCATCTGGATCAGGGTCAGTCCAACTCTGACCCTTCCAGACTAAACAAGGCTGAATCCAGAAAGAAACTCCAGGCAGGGGGGTTGATTCTAAAAATAGACTCCAACATGGACCCCTTAGCTGGAATGTATAGTGCTCCATTAAAACCGACTCGTTCAACCAGATCTCAGGGCAAGAATCGTAGCAGTAGGAAGTCCAAGAGTACCACTGGGTGGTCCCCTCAGTCGAGTGTACTAAGTGTTCCAAGCGGGGAGGATGGGGAGAGCTCAGACTCGGAGAGCGTGATCAGCACAGGACCAATGTTGGATGACGAACAAGTCCTGGCTCTCACTCTGGACTTTGAGAAGGTTTCCACAGACGATGCCTCTCCACCAGCTAACCTTAACTGGCGTCGGAAAAGTCTACCCCCTAATCTCAGTCACTTGgaacaatttttacataagtCTGTAGATGATGAAAATGTGTAA
- the LOC105338274 gene encoding uncharacterized protein isoform X3, with protein sequence MDTPSGPKAREDFNNNPNTYVELLPETKTDKNRNELSAFKEQDFHRQEPRHASDDNRVSTSSSSYESCRPYRTNVSCHTYVDIEECNRDMEIERCNSISTVATLPIDLPMPKRNEQKDMLDNSGKRQLQNTCIQEEAPMDMTPRIHYEMKVPDKSKAMKKYMVLFCIVLVFIVVSTVLAGYVGTKDVVGDIPSIVQHQVETMPGWTILGTLLNQTEIETLILNQSFANLVKKQQTLNKRFENLTNQIESDFSQFKNETQTNIESIPKRFMNETDFLAWKEEVKKDFNNTVHLLESDFSQFKNETQANIESIPKRFMNETDFLAWKEEVKKDFYTTVQLLVCVSNCTGRDNGDYQSCSTCHGYVSCSNEVLSDRPCQNGYPGKPLIWDDVQKRCDDHFRTCHPLHTFESKQRQLNTFD encoded by the exons aaaacagacaaaaataGAAATGAGTTGTCAGCTTTCAAAGAACAAGATTTTCACAGACAGGAG cCACGGCATGCAAGTGATGATAATAGAGTCAGCACAAGTAGTAGCAGCTACGAAAGTTGTAGG CCCTACAGAACTAATGTATCTTGCCATACATACGTGGATATTGAGGAG TGCAACAGAGACATGGAAATCGAGAGGTGTAACAGCATATCTACTGTTGCCACTTTGCCAATAGATTTGCCTATGCCGAAG agGAATGAACAGAAGGACATGTTGGATAACTCTGGAAAAAGACaactgcaaaatacatgtatacaggaaGAAGCCCCTATGGATATGACTCCAAGAATACATTATGAA ATGAAGGTTCCTGATAAAAGTAAGGCGATGAAGAAGTACATGGTCCTGTTTTGCATAGTCCTTGTCTTTATCGTGGTATCGACAGTCCTGGCAGGTTATGTCGGTACTAAGGATGTCGTGGGTGATATCCCCAGTATAGTCCAACATCAAGTTGAGACGATGCCTGGATGGACAATTCTCGGAACGCTTTTAAATCAGACAGAGATTGAAACCCTAATTTTGAATCAAA GTTTTGCCAATCTAGTCAAAAAACAGCAGACTCTCAACAAacgatttgaaaatttaacaaatcAAATAG AATCAGACTTCagtcaatttaaaaatgaaacacaGACAAACATTGAATCAATCCCAAAACGATTCATGAACGAGACAG ATTTTCTAGCGTGGAAGGAGGAAGTAAAAAAGGATTTTAACAACACAGTACATTTgttag AATCAGACTTCagtcaatttaaaaatgaaacacaGGCAAACATTGAATCAATCCCAAAACGATTCATGAACGAGACAG ATTTTCTAGCGTGGAAGGAGGAAgtaaaaaaggatttttacACCACAGTACAATTgttag TTTGTGTTAGCAACTGTACCGGTCGTGATAATGGAGACTACCAATCTTGCTCCACGTGTCATGGATATGTTTCATGTAGCAACGAAGTTTTATCAGATCGGCCCTGCCAAAACGGCTATCCTGGCAAACCACTTATCTGGGACGATGTGCAGAAAAGGTGCGACGATCACTTCCGAACCTGTCATCCATTGCATACATTTGAATCAAAACAGCGCCAATTGAacacatttgattga
- the LOC105338274 gene encoding uncharacterized protein isoform X2, translating to MDTPSGPKAREDFNNNPNTYVELLPETKRRRKFIPLKYHSKIFKKSKKKTDKNRNELSAFKEQDFHRQEPRHASDDNRVSTSSSSYESCRPYRTNVSCHTYVDIEECNRDMEIERCNSISTVATLPIDLPMPKRNEQKDMLDNSGKRQLQNTCIQEEAPMDMTPRIHYEMKVPDKSKAMKKYMVLFCIVLVFIVVSTVLAGYVGTKDVVGDIPSIVQHQVETMPGWTILGTLLNQTEIETLILNQSFANLVKKQQTLNKRFENLTNQIESDFSQFKNETQTNIESIPKRFMNETDFLAWKEEVKKDFNNTVHLLESDFSQFKNETQANIESIPKRFMNETDFLAWKEEVKKDFYTTVQLLVCVSNCTGRDNGDYQSCSTCHGYVSCSNEVLSDRPCQNGYPGKPLIWDDVQKRCDDHFRTCHPLHTFESKQRQLNTFD from the exons AAAAGACGTCGAAAATTTATTCCTCTAAAA TACCATTccaaaatattcaagaaatccAAAAAG aaaacagacaaaaataGAAATGAGTTGTCAGCTTTCAAAGAACAAGATTTTCACAGACAGGAG cCACGGCATGCAAGTGATGATAATAGAGTCAGCACAAGTAGTAGCAGCTACGAAAGTTGTAGG CCCTACAGAACTAATGTATCTTGCCATACATACGTGGATATTGAGGAG TGCAACAGAGACATGGAAATCGAGAGGTGTAACAGCATATCTACTGTTGCCACTTTGCCAATAGATTTGCCTATGCCGAAG agGAATGAACAGAAGGACATGTTGGATAACTCTGGAAAAAGACaactgcaaaatacatgtatacaggaaGAAGCCCCTATGGATATGACTCCAAGAATACATTATGAA ATGAAGGTTCCTGATAAAAGTAAGGCGATGAAGAAGTACATGGTCCTGTTTTGCATAGTCCTTGTCTTTATCGTGGTATCGACAGTCCTGGCAGGTTATGTCGGTACTAAGGATGTCGTGGGTGATATCCCCAGTATAGTCCAACATCAAGTTGAGACGATGCCTGGATGGACAATTCTCGGAACGCTTTTAAATCAGACAGAGATTGAAACCCTAATTTTGAATCAAA GTTTTGCCAATCTAGTCAAAAAACAGCAGACTCTCAACAAacgatttgaaaatttaacaaatcAAATAG AATCAGACTTCagtcaatttaaaaatgaaacacaGACAAACATTGAATCAATCCCAAAACGATTCATGAACGAGACAG ATTTTCTAGCGTGGAAGGAGGAAGTAAAAAAGGATTTTAACAACACAGTACATTTgttag AATCAGACTTCagtcaatttaaaaatgaaacacaGGCAAACATTGAATCAATCCCAAAACGATTCATGAACGAGACAG ATTTTCTAGCGTGGAAGGAGGAAgtaaaaaaggatttttacACCACAGTACAATTgttag TTTGTGTTAGCAACTGTACCGGTCGTGATAATGGAGACTACCAATCTTGCTCCACGTGTCATGGATATGTTTCATGTAGCAACGAAGTTTTATCAGATCGGCCCTGCCAAAACGGCTATCCTGGCAAACCACTTATCTGGGACGATGTGCAGAAAAGGTGCGACGATCACTTCCGAACCTGTCATCCATTGCATACATTTGAATCAAAACAGCGCCAATTGAacacatttgattga
- the LOC105338274 gene encoding uncharacterized protein isoform X1, with amino-acid sequence MDTPSGPKAREDFNNNPNTYVELLPETHDKDNKSPIPFQITQSQKRRRKFIPLKYHSKIFKKSKKKTDKNRNELSAFKEQDFHRQEPRHASDDNRVSTSSSSYESCRPYRTNVSCHTYVDIEECNRDMEIERCNSISTVATLPIDLPMPKRNEQKDMLDNSGKRQLQNTCIQEEAPMDMTPRIHYEMKVPDKSKAMKKYMVLFCIVLVFIVVSTVLAGYVGTKDVVGDIPSIVQHQVETMPGWTILGTLLNQTEIETLILNQSFANLVKKQQTLNKRFENLTNQIESDFSQFKNETQTNIESIPKRFMNETDFLAWKEEVKKDFNNTVHLLESDFSQFKNETQANIESIPKRFMNETDFLAWKEEVKKDFYTTVQLLVCVSNCTGRDNGDYQSCSTCHGYVSCSNEVLSDRPCQNGYPGKPLIWDDVQKRCDDHFRTCHPLHTFESKQRQLNTFD; translated from the exons cATGATAAGGACAATAAATCGCCTATTCCTTTCCAAATAACACAAAGTCAG AAAAGACGTCGAAAATTTATTCCTCTAAAA TACCATTccaaaatattcaagaaatccAAAAAG aaaacagacaaaaataGAAATGAGTTGTCAGCTTTCAAAGAACAAGATTTTCACAGACAGGAG cCACGGCATGCAAGTGATGATAATAGAGTCAGCACAAGTAGTAGCAGCTACGAAAGTTGTAGG CCCTACAGAACTAATGTATCTTGCCATACATACGTGGATATTGAGGAG TGCAACAGAGACATGGAAATCGAGAGGTGTAACAGCATATCTACTGTTGCCACTTTGCCAATAGATTTGCCTATGCCGAAG agGAATGAACAGAAGGACATGTTGGATAACTCTGGAAAAAGACaactgcaaaatacatgtatacaggaaGAAGCCCCTATGGATATGACTCCAAGAATACATTATGAA ATGAAGGTTCCTGATAAAAGTAAGGCGATGAAGAAGTACATGGTCCTGTTTTGCATAGTCCTTGTCTTTATCGTGGTATCGACAGTCCTGGCAGGTTATGTCGGTACTAAGGATGTCGTGGGTGATATCCCCAGTATAGTCCAACATCAAGTTGAGACGATGCCTGGATGGACAATTCTCGGAACGCTTTTAAATCAGACAGAGATTGAAACCCTAATTTTGAATCAAA GTTTTGCCAATCTAGTCAAAAAACAGCAGACTCTCAACAAacgatttgaaaatttaacaaatcAAATAG AATCAGACTTCagtcaatttaaaaatgaaacacaGACAAACATTGAATCAATCCCAAAACGATTCATGAACGAGACAG ATTTTCTAGCGTGGAAGGAGGAAGTAAAAAAGGATTTTAACAACACAGTACATTTgttag AATCAGACTTCagtcaatttaaaaatgaaacacaGGCAAACATTGAATCAATCCCAAAACGATTCATGAACGAGACAG ATTTTCTAGCGTGGAAGGAGGAAgtaaaaaaggatttttacACCACAGTACAATTgttag TTTGTGTTAGCAACTGTACCGGTCGTGATAATGGAGACTACCAATCTTGCTCCACGTGTCATGGATATGTTTCATGTAGCAACGAAGTTTTATCAGATCGGCCCTGCCAAAACGGCTATCCTGGCAAACCACTTATCTGGGACGATGTGCAGAAAAGGTGCGACGATCACTTCCGAACCTGTCATCCATTGCATACATTTGAATCAAAACAGCGCCAATTGAacacatttgattga